A genomic stretch from Algoriphagus halophilus includes:
- a CDS encoding GNAT family N-acetyltransferase produces the protein MNLSHTVKAFDELTIYELYDLLKLRSEVFVVEQNCVFLDQDDKDQKCHHLMLYEGNHLVGYSRLVPPGLSYSEMSIGRVVTSPEGRGKGYGRILMDLSIQYCHQFLGDGPIRIGAQTYALGFYSSLGFVSDGEVYDEDGIEHVEMIRQN, from the coding sequence ATGAACCTTAGCCATACCGTCAAAGCATTTGATGAATTGACCATCTACGAACTCTATGATCTCTTAAAATTAAGGAGTGAGGTATTCGTGGTGGAGCAAAACTGTGTGTTTCTGGATCAAGATGATAAAGATCAGAAATGCCATCATTTGATGTTGTATGAGGGAAATCATTTGGTGGGCTATAGTAGATTAGTTCCTCCCGGATTGTCTTATTCAGAAATGTCAATAGGAAGAGTGGTCACTTCACCCGAAGGTAGAGGGAAAGGTTATGGAAGGATATTAATGGATTTGTCCATCCAATATTGTCACCAATTTTTAGGGGATGGCCCTATCCGTATCGGTGCCCAAACGTATGCACTTGGCTTTTATTCTTCCCTGGGCTTTGTGTCTGATGGAGAGGTCTATGATGAGGATGGAATAGAACATGTTGAAATGATTAGACAAAATTGA
- a CDS encoding DinB family protein, producing the protein MTSAPEFWLRGPIDGFPDLFQPIVHALLQAQDEIHALMKEFPSELLWKRPAGMASPAFHLKHIAGVIDRMGTYSKAGPLSQSQFDYLKKEGIENNKLTSQELLVQLDLQIAKFLKLLSTTDPKSFSEFRPVGRAQLPSTVGGLLFHAAEHTQRHFGQLLVTVKVILAE; encoded by the coding sequence ATGACTTCCGCACCTGAATTTTGGCTAAGAGGGCCCATTGATGGTTTCCCTGATTTGTTTCAACCAATCGTGCATGCACTACTGCAAGCTCAGGATGAAATTCATGCTCTTATGAAGGAATTTCCCTCTGAACTGCTATGGAAAAGGCCTGCAGGTATGGCGAGCCCTGCTTTTCATTTAAAACACATCGCTGGGGTCATTGACAGGATGGGCACCTATTCAAAAGCTGGACCTTTAAGTCAAAGCCAGTTTGACTACCTAAAAAAAGAAGGAATAGAAAATAACAAACTCACGTCTCAAGAGCTTTTGGTTCAATTGGACTTACAAATCGCTAAATTTTTAAAGCTATTATCCACCACAGATCCAAAATCCTTTTCAGAATTTAGACCTGTTGGAAGAGCCCAATTACCCTCGACAGTAGGTGGATTATTATTTCACGCAGCTGAACATACCCAACGGCATTTTGGTCAGCTACTCGTCACAGTAAAGGTGATTCTAGCTGAATAA
- a CDS encoding aldose 1-epimerase family protein produces MLFTIESDQLIVQINSKGMEMSSIRSKISNLEYLWQGDPQYWTGQAPILFPIIGALKDGKTMFQGKEYALPKHGFIRNSELGKLVKQEKDRLVFRVTSSTETLAYYPFHFALEVTFQLTGNCLEVKHLVKNTGEQDMYYSLGGHPAFACPIHTGAKYDEYAIEFPEVEQDHTWLIQSNGLIGSEGDQILNNTNLIPLHEHIFDADALIFKQLKSKKASLVHQKHGPVLEVEFEDFDYLGIWAKPGAPFVCIEPWLGIADSVNASGNMEDKEGIRRLSPQNSEIKSYQIRILGELY; encoded by the coding sequence ATGCTTTTTACCATAGAATCTGATCAGCTTATCGTTCAGATAAATTCTAAAGGAATGGAAATGAGCTCCATTCGTTCCAAAATATCCAACCTTGAATACCTTTGGCAAGGAGACCCACAATATTGGACAGGCCAAGCTCCTATCTTATTTCCCATAATAGGTGCATTAAAAGATGGGAAAACGATGTTTCAAGGAAAGGAATATGCACTTCCAAAACATGGCTTTATCCGAAATTCAGAATTAGGGAAATTGGTAAAACAAGAAAAAGACAGATTAGTATTTCGAGTTACGTCTTCTACAGAAACCTTGGCATATTACCCTTTCCACTTTGCCTTAGAGGTTACTTTTCAACTCACTGGAAATTGTTTGGAAGTAAAGCACCTTGTAAAAAATACAGGAGAACAGGACATGTATTATTCTTTGGGAGGTCATCCTGCCTTTGCCTGTCCTATCCATACCGGAGCGAAATACGATGAGTATGCGATTGAATTTCCAGAGGTTGAACAAGACCATACGTGGCTCATCCAATCAAATGGTTTAATAGGAAGTGAAGGAGATCAAATCCTGAATAATACCAATTTAATTCCTCTGCATGAACATATTTTTGACGCAGACGCCTTGATTTTTAAGCAATTAAAATCAAAAAAAGCCAGTTTGGTCCATCAAAAGCATGGACCTGTTTTAGAGGTTGAATTTGAAGATTTTGATTACCTGGGAATCTGGGCAAAACCCGGTGCACCATTTGTATGCATAGAACCATGGTTGGGAATTGCTGACTCAGTGAATGCATCTGGAAATATGGAAGATAAGGAGGGAATTCGAAGACTAAGCCCCCAAAATTCAGAAATTAAATCCTACCAGATTCGAATCTTGGGCGAATTGTATTAA
- a CDS encoding amidohydrolase, whose product MTLAVMWGCSNSQKDTGIPAIVYYGGDILTMVGDDPSYVEALVVKDGIITFAGNSDDAMKAAGTGHQMVNLEGKTLIPGFIDGHAHFANFSVQAIGALLLPSPDADVDNIPTLIEKLKAWNTPENRALTGWIFGTGFDDSVLEEKRFPTKHDLDRVTTEFPIMIMHISGHFAVVNSKGLELLGINADSKDPEGGIIRREPNSQEPNGVLEELAAIPHMLKAMSPKTPEASQKFFDAGQDMALSFGYTTAQEGRAMENHEMLAKMAEENKLKLDVVSYIDYLYVDRYMGSKWNSKSYLNHYRIGGMKVTLDGSPQGRTAWRTEPYLIPPDGADKDYAGYPAIPSDSVLSEYYRKALENNWQTITHTNGDAAVDQMIRTLNPLFEEYGNEDRRFVMIHGQYVRFDQLDELAKMKIIASLFPLHTFYWGDWHKQLIGDSLGNRISPTRTALNKGLNITIHTDAPVALPNLMRVVWTAVSRVSRSGDIIGEEERLSPYEALQAITSWSAYQHFEENTKGTLEKGKLADLVILDKNPLKVEVADIKDIRVMETIKEGETVFKKME is encoded by the coding sequence ATGACACTCGCTGTTATGTGGGGTTGTAGCAATTCTCAAAAGGATACAGGAATTCCTGCCATTGTTTATTATGGTGGAGATATTTTGACCATGGTAGGAGATGATCCTTCTTATGTTGAGGCTTTGGTAGTAAAAGATGGTATCATCACGTTTGCCGGAAATTCGGATGATGCGATGAAAGCAGCAGGTACTGGGCATCAAATGGTTAATTTGGAAGGAAAAACATTAATTCCTGGCTTTATTGATGGGCATGCCCATTTTGCCAATTTTTCTGTTCAAGCGATAGGAGCTTTATTGTTACCCTCTCCAGATGCTGATGTAGACAATATTCCAACCTTGATTGAGAAATTAAAAGCCTGGAATACTCCTGAAAACAGAGCTTTGACAGGATGGATTTTTGGGACAGGGTTTGATGATTCTGTGTTGGAAGAAAAACGCTTTCCTACCAAACATGATTTGGATCGGGTAACTACAGAATTTCCCATTATGATCATGCATATCTCTGGACATTTTGCTGTGGTAAATTCCAAAGGTTTGGAATTGTTGGGAATCAATGCAGACAGTAAGGATCCAGAAGGTGGAATTATTAGAAGAGAACCTAACTCCCAAGAACCAAATGGAGTCCTGGAAGAATTGGCCGCCATTCCACATATGTTAAAGGCGATGTCCCCAAAAACCCCGGAAGCCAGTCAGAAGTTTTTTGATGCAGGCCAGGACATGGCCCTTTCCTTTGGGTATACTACTGCCCAGGAGGGAAGAGCCATGGAAAACCATGAAATGCTCGCAAAAATGGCTGAGGAAAACAAATTGAAATTGGATGTGGTCAGTTACATAGATTACTTATATGTAGATCGGTACATGGGATCTAAATGGAATAGTAAATCCTATTTGAACCATTATAGAATCGGGGGAATGAAAGTGACCTTGGATGGGTCACCTCAAGGAAGAACAGCTTGGAGAACTGAACCTTATCTAATTCCTCCAGACGGAGCTGATAAAGATTACGCTGGCTATCCTGCAATTCCTAGTGACTCTGTGCTAAGTGAGTATTACAGAAAAGCTCTTGAAAATAACTGGCAAACAATTACTCATACGAATGGGGATGCAGCAGTTGATCAAATGATCCGTACACTAAATCCCTTATTTGAAGAATATGGAAATGAAGATCGGAGGTTTGTGATGATTCATGGCCAATATGTACGATTTGATCAATTAGATGAATTGGCTAAAATGAAGATCATTGCCTCTTTATTTCCATTACATACATTTTATTGGGGAGATTGGCATAAGCAACTTATAGGAGACTCATTGGGAAATAGAATAAGTCCCACGAGAACTGCCCTTAACAAAGGTTTGAATATTACCATCCACACGGATGCCCCAGTAGCCTTGCCTAATTTGATGAGGGTAGTTTGGACGGCAGTCAGTAGGGTTTCCAGATCAGGAGATATAATTGGAGAGGAGGAAAGACTTAGTCCTTATGAGGCATTACAGGCTATTACGTCTTGGAGTGCTTATCAACATTTTGAAGAAAACACCAAGGGAACACTGGAAAAAGGAAAGTTGGCTGATTTGGTGATTTTAGACAAAAATCCGTTAAAAGTGGAAGTAGCCGATATTAAAGATATTAGGGTGATGGAGACAATTAAGGAAGGAGAAACTGTCTTTAAAAAAATGGAATAG
- a CDS encoding YybH family protein — protein MKNLTVLSLVFLFTCTILSLPLQAQNLEKEAKALTKKYVKAYNKKDVATLASMYTNDAVRTFSDGRKYSGIAEITAAMEEEFAVNDLTVSIEHGSSEMNADGTATIKGTYQLVGTANGQPVTLSGSYNNTLTMVGKKWLMTNSSIMVDN, from the coding sequence ATGAAAAACTTAACTGTCTTGAGTTTGGTGTTTTTGTTTACATGCACAATCCTAAGTCTACCTCTCCAAGCACAAAACCTAGAGAAGGAAGCGAAAGCACTCACTAAAAAGTATGTAAAGGCATACAACAAAAAAGATGTAGCCACCTTGGCATCCATGTACACAAATGATGCAGTAAGAACTTTTAGCGATGGAAGAAAATACAGTGGAATAGCAGAAATCACTGCAGCTATGGAAGAAGAATTTGCCGTCAATGACTTAACAGTATCCATTGAACATGGCTCCTCAGAAATGAATGCAGATGGAACAGCTACTATCAAAGGTACTTACCAGCTTGTTGGAACTGCCAATGGACAGCCTGTCACTTTATCTGGAAGTTATAATAACACATTGACCATGGTGGGTAAAAAATGGTTAATGACCAATTCCTCTATAATGGTTGATAACTAA
- a CDS encoding fatty acid desaturase family protein, producing the protein MKNIRFDKTGTGEFSKTLHSRVNSYFKERQKNTYGDRRMVLKSIFMLSVFFLPLAAIGSGLVSNTLLLFALYVLSGLGMAGVGMGVMHDAIHGSYSKNSLINKYLGYSMNLIGANASVWRIQHNVLHHTYTNIDHGDDDINAPFFLRFTPNAKHYWIHRFQHIYIWFFYGLSTISWITTKDFVRAFRYKKLGFFKKKGEFNKVLLKIISWKVLYYSYALVLPLIMVPLPAWIVILAFLSMHFVTGICISLVFQTAHIVSETSFPKPNEKGLIESQWISHQFATTSNYAPKSRIFSWLIGGLNYQVEHHLFPNICHVHYRKISKIVSDTAKEFQVPYLVKSSFLKALVDHVKMLRQLGKA; encoded by the coding sequence ATGAAAAATATAAGATTTGATAAAACCGGCACAGGGGAATTTTCTAAAACCTTGCACAGTCGAGTGAATAGCTATTTCAAAGAAAGGCAGAAGAACACCTATGGAGACCGTAGAATGGTGTTAAAAAGTATTTTCATGCTTTCTGTTTTCTTTCTTCCCCTGGCAGCTATTGGTTCCGGATTAGTTTCCAATACCTTGCTCTTGTTTGCTTTATATGTGTTAAGTGGTTTAGGGATGGCAGGAGTAGGAATGGGGGTCATGCACGATGCGATCCATGGATCGTATTCCAAAAATTCTCTAATCAATAAATACCTGGGATATAGTATGAATTTGATAGGGGCAAATGCGAGTGTGTGGCGTATTCAGCACAATGTGCTTCATCATACTTATACTAACATTGACCATGGAGATGATGACATCAATGCTCCATTCTTTCTTAGATTTACTCCCAATGCCAAACACTATTGGATTCATCGATTCCAGCACATCTACATTTGGTTTTTTTACGGTCTTTCTACCATTTCCTGGATTACTACAAAAGATTTTGTCCGGGCGTTTCGCTATAAAAAATTAGGCTTTTTTAAAAAGAAAGGAGAATTCAATAAGGTATTGTTGAAAATCATCAGCTGGAAAGTGCTGTATTACAGCTATGCTTTGGTGTTACCATTGATCATGGTTCCTCTTCCAGCTTGGATCGTTATTTTGGCTTTCCTAAGCATGCATTTTGTGACGGGAATCTGTATCAGTTTGGTCTTTCAAACTGCCCATATTGTTTCTGAGACCTCCTTTCCCAAACCCAATGAGAAGGGATTGATAGAAAGCCAATGGATTTCGCATCAATTCGCAACTACTAGCAATTATGCCCCCAAAAGCAGGATTTTTTCCTGGTTGATAGGTGGCTTGAATTATCAAGTGGAACATCATTTATTTCCAAATATCTGCCATGTGCATTACAGGAAAATTTCAAAAATCGTCTCGGATACCGCAAAAGAGTTTCAGGTTCCTTATTTGGTTAAAAGTAGTTTTCTAAAGGCATTGGTAGATCATGTGAAAATGCTTAGGCAATTAGGAAAAGCATAA
- a CDS encoding beta-1,6-N-acetylglucosaminyltransferase — MIQEIKEESSHPLNSRKNQEPRIAYFILVHRYPEQFKRLFKAIYHPENHYLIHVDQKSVSGVNQEVNKFLLNYSNAYTLTSKRVSWGGYSMVQSELKAMVYLLSHSLKWDFFINLSGQDFPLKSQESIFDFLGQNLGRNFLKIANQSQERPNTMNRIDHFFSDKNAGFSGTEAKRAFLKNVTSYIGGRWMILTRSCCDFICTSPEVKKYEDFYQNTLISEESFFQTVLMNTSFSEEITNDDKRAIIWIPDGGMDLRPKTLTINDLLFLQEGDNLFARKFDMQIDETVLEVLEMNLKTEKATMFLEKALLPNDSRKEAYLKPSTGIPFSLFNH; from the coding sequence ATGATACAAGAAATAAAAGAGGAAAGTTCGCATCCACTAAATAGTAGAAAAAACCAAGAACCTAGAATTGCCTATTTTATTTTGGTTCATAGATATCCAGAACAGTTTAAACGGTTATTTAAAGCGATTTACCATCCTGAAAATCACTATTTGATTCATGTTGACCAAAAATCAGTTTCAGGCGTTAATCAGGAAGTCAATAAATTTTTGTTGAATTATTCTAATGCTTATACACTAACCAGCAAACGAGTATCCTGGGGTGGCTACAGCATGGTACAATCAGAGTTAAAAGCCATGGTTTACCTGCTGAGCCATTCTTTGAAATGGGATTTCTTTATCAATCTCAGTGGGCAGGATTTTCCCTTAAAATCACAGGAGTCCATCTTTGATTTTTTGGGACAAAACCTAGGGCGAAATTTTCTAAAAATTGCCAACCAATCCCAAGAAAGACCAAATACCATGAATCGCATTGACCATTTCTTTTCAGACAAGAATGCAGGCTTTTCAGGTACAGAGGCCAAGCGTGCATTTCTGAAGAATGTAACATCCTATATAGGCGGGCGGTGGATGATTTTGACTCGTTCTTGTTGTGATTTTATTTGTACTAGCCCTGAGGTTAAGAAATACGAAGATTTCTATCAAAATACCTTGATTTCAGAAGAGTCTTTCTTTCAGACGGTACTAATGAACACATCGTTTTCAGAAGAAATCACCAATGATGACAAACGTGCGATAATTTGGATTCCCGATGGAGGTATGGATTTACGTCCAAAGACTTTAACTATTAATGATTTACTATTTCTACAAGAAGGGGACAATCTTTTTGCAAGGAAATTTGACATGCAAATAGATGAGACTGTTCTTGAAGTGTTGGAAATGAATCTTAAAACTGAAAAAGCAACCATGTTTCTAGAAAAAGCACTTTTGCCAAATGACTCAAGAAAAGAGGCCTATTTAAAACCCTCTACAGGTATTCCTTTCTCCTTATTCAACCACTAA
- a CDS encoding cupin domain-containing protein, protein MDHPDFEKSLPHVLVDSVEYVSGSVVTRSILSQNTGSVSLSSFDLGEIQAAKYSPFDHLIEIIEGEASITIDDQLNTVETGQAIIIPAHVKHWIKADKRFKMISTHIKSGYEDISI, encoded by the coding sequence ATGGATCACCCAGATTTTGAAAAGTCTCTACCTCATGTATTGGTAGACTCAGTCGAGTATGTTTCAGGATCAGTGGTCACTCGCTCCATTCTGAGTCAAAATACCGGTTCGGTTTCACTTTCTTCTTTTGATTTAGGAGAGATACAAGCTGCTAAATATTCACCCTTTGACCATTTAATTGAAATTATTGAAGGGGAGGCTTCTATTACGATTGATGATCAATTAAATACGGTAGAAACAGGTCAAGCCATCATAATACCTGCTCATGTAAAACATTGGATCAAAGCTGACAAACGCTTCAAAATGATTTCCACTCATATAAAAAGTGGTTATGAAGACATCAGCATCTAA